One part of the Ziziphus jujuba cultivar Dongzao chromosome 2, ASM3175591v1 genome encodes these proteins:
- the LOC132799095 gene encoding protein DETOXIFICATION 13-like encodes MFLAVAETSIVSTTLFFTRRIFGYTFSNEKEVVDYVTKMAPLVCLNAIFDSLQGVLSGVARGCGWQHIGAYINLSAFYLCGIPVAAILGFWFQLRGEGLWIGIQLGSFMQTVLLSLVTISTDWEKQVYIYIPYLLVQTGRNNEKRKKKANSQIQEEEHRA; translated from the exons ATGTTTCTTGCAGTGGCAGAAACAAGTATAGTTAGCACAACCCTCTTCTTCACCCGCAGAATTTTCGGCTACACTTTTAGCAACGAAAAGGAAGTCGTGGATTACGTGACCAAAATGGCTCCTCTGGTTTGTCTCAATGCTATTTTCGACAGCTTACAAGGAGTCCTTTCAG GGGTGGCTAGAGGATGTGGTTGGCAGCATATAGGGGCTTATATCAATCTCAGCGCGTTTTATCTTTGTGGGATACCAGTTGCTGCCATTTTGGGTTTCTGGTTTCAGCTTAGAGGAGAGGGTCTCTGGATTGGAATTCAACTTGGTTCTTTTATGCAAACTGTTCTGCTTTCTCTTGTAACTATTAGTACAGACTGGGAGAAACAGGTCTACATATATATTCCATATCTATTAGTACAGACTGGGAGAAACAatgagaagagaaagaagaaggcaaactcacagattcaagaagaagaacacaGAGCTTGA
- the LOC107418955 gene encoding putative pentatricopeptide repeat-containing protein At3g16890, mitochondrial produces the protein MALLSDLYHTVRIVKRETPSKVKLRKAPDQPSSTTTGPLHSTGNSIASQLQNSNSAVSISDAKQKKSINKQPTDHRYIAKILSRKDWSLLLNHELKTKRVILNAQFAVSVLQNQENPSSCLKFFTWVSNTNPSLAKNQSVRGALANTLFRKGPLVFSVELLRDVRKSGCRLTEDLLCILIGSWGRLGLAKYCGEVFGQISFLGLSPSTRLYNAVIDALVKSNSLDLAYLKFQQMSGDNCSPDRFTYNILIHGVCRNGVVDEALRLVKQMERLGCLPNVFTYTILIDGFCNSKRVDEAFKILETMKERNVSPNEATIRSLVHGVFRCMAPYKAFELLFGFVEKNPHFSKLACDTILYCLSNNSMVRETAAFLRKIGLEGYLPDSSTFNITMISLIKEFDLNETCEIFESFIKRGVKPGFNTYLALVEAVYKAGRVAEGDRFLDKMNKDGLVSNVYSYNMLIDCFCKAKMVERASETFTNMQLIGIDPNLVTFNTLITGYCKAGEVGKARELLVKLLEHGFKPDIFTFSSIIDGLCRVNQIEAAFECFTEMVEWGVTPSSVTYNILIHSLCAIGDTGRSTRLLKKMQADGLSPDSVSFSALILSFCRMKKVEQAKKLFLSMLKMDLAPESYVYSAFIKTLCESKRFDEAVEFFWSMEANGCVPDSCTCNFILDVLVQQDHFEDARNLVKSFNRRGQFIPKS, from the coding sequence ATGGCTCTGCTTTCCGATTTATATCACACCGTCCGAATCGTGAAACGCGAAACTCCATCGAAGGTCAAACTCAGAAAAGCTCCAGACCAACCATCTTCTACTACCACCGGACCTCTTCACTCAACAGGTAATTCGATAGCTTCTCAGCTTCAAAATTCCAACTCGGCTGTTTCCATTTCAGAtgctaaacaaaaaaagagcaTCAATAAGCAGCCAACCGATCACCGTTACATTGCTAAAATTCTGTCGAGGAAGGACTGGTCTTTATTGCTTAACCACGAGTTGAAGACAAAAAGGGTAATTCTGAATGCTCAGTTTGCCGTGAGTGTCTTGCAAAACCAAGAGAACCCATCATCCTGCTTGAAGTTTTTCACATGGGTTTCGAATACTAATCCGTCATTGGCTAAGAACCAATCGGTTCGTGGTGCTTTAGCTAACACACTTTTTAGGAAAGGTCCGCTTGTATTTTCTGTTGAGTTGCTTCGGGATGTTAGGAAATCTGGGTGCAGGTTGACTGAAGACTTGCTTTGTATACTGATTGGTAGTTGGGGAAGATTGGGGTTGGCAAAATATTGTGGTGAAGTTTTTGGTCAAATTTCGTTTTTGGGTCTTAGTCCAAGCACTAGATTGTATAATGCGGTAATTGATGCATTAGTGAAGTCCAATTCGCTTGACTTGGCTTATTTGAAATTCCAACAAATGTCAGGGGACAATTGCAGTCCGGATAGGTTCACTTACAACATCCTCATCCATGGAGTATGCAGAAATGGAGTGGTGGATGAGGCGCTTCGTCTGGTTAAGCAAATGGAAAGGTTGGGATGTTTGCCTAATGTGTTCACTTATACGATTCTAATTGATGGGTTTTGTAACTCAAAGAGAGTTGACGAAGCCTTTAAGATTTTAGAGACCATGAAAGAGAGAAATGTGAGTCCAAATGAAGCCACTATCAGGTCATTGGTTCATGGGGTGTTTCGTTGTATGGCTCCCTATAAGGCTTTTGAGTTGCTATTTGGATTCGTGGAGAAGAATCCCCATTTTTCTAAGTTAGCCTGTGATACCATACTGTATTGCCTCTCTAATAACTCTATGGTGAGAGAGACTGCTGCATTTTTGAGAAAAATTGGGTTAGAAGGTTATTTGCCAGACAGTTCAACATTTAACATCACTATGATTTCCTTGATAAAGGAGTTTGATCTGAATGAGACTTGTGAGATATTTGAAAGTTTTATCAAACGAGGCGTCAAGCCAGGATTTAATACTTATCTTGCTTTGGTTGAAGCTGTGTACAAGGCAGGAAGAGTTGCAGAGGGTGATAGATTTTTAGATAAAATGAATAAAGATGGATTAGTATCGAATGTCTACTCATATAACATGTTAATTGATTGCTTCTGTAAAGCTAAAATGGTAGAAAGGGCATCAGAGACGTTTACAAATATGCAGCTTATAGGCATTGATCCTAACCTAGTTACTTTTAATACGCTTATAACTGGGTATTGCAAGGCTGGTGAGGTAGGCAAGGCTAGAGAACTGTTGGTAAAGCTCTTAGAGCATGGATTTAAACCAGACATCTTCACTTTTAGTTCAATAATTGATGGCCTTTGTCGAGTAAACCAGATTGAGGCTGCTTTTGAGTGCTTCACTGAAATGGTTGAGTGGGGTGTCACTCCAAGTTCTGTTACATACAATATATTGATACACTCTTTGTGTGCCATCGGAGATACAGGTAGATCAACGAGACTTCTGAAAAAGATGCAAGCAGACGGACTAAGCCCAGATTCTGTTTCCTTCAGTGCTCTCATTCTAAGTTTTTGTAGGATGAAGAAGGTTGAGCAAGCAAAGAAACTTTTTCTTTCCATGTTGAAAATGGACTTGGCTCCTGAAAGTTATGTATATAGTGCTTTTATCAAGACATTGTGTGAATCAAAGAGATTTGATGAAGCTGTGGAGTTCTTTTGGTCTATGGAAGCAAATGGTTGTGTTCCTGATTCTTGtacttgtaattttattttagatgtCCTGGTCCAGCAAGACCACTTTGAAGATGCCCGAAACTTAGTGAAGAGTTTTAATCGAAGGGGGCAATTCATTCCTAAAAGTTAG